One Streptomyces sp. CNQ-509 DNA window includes the following coding sequences:
- the alaS gene encoding alanine--tRNA ligase has translation MESAEIRRRWLRFFEERGHTVVPSASLIADDPTLLLINAGMVPFKPYFLGEATPPYKRATSVQKCIRTPDIDEVGKTTRHGTFFQMCGNFSFGDYFKEGAATLAWELLTSSQDAGGYGLDPERLWITVYEDDDEAERIWRDVVGVPPERIQRLGKEENYWDMGVPGPCGPCSEVNYDRGPEFGEAGGPAVNGERYVEIWNLVFMQYVRGPGKGKDYPILGDLPQQNIDTGLGLERLAMILQDVHNMYEIDTSRAVIDKAEELTGVRYGAADHSDVSLRVVSDHMRASVMLIGDGVTPGNEGRGYVLRRIMRRAVRNMKLLGADRPVVGELVDVVISTMGEQYPELVADRKRIESVALAEEARFLKTLKAGTNVLDTAVTEARSAGSGVLPGDKAFLLHDTWGFPIDLTLEMAGEQGLTVDEDGFRRLMKEQRDRAKADAAAKKTGHADLSAYREVADSAGATEFTGYTHTAAESTVVGLLVGGAASPAATEGDEVEVILDRTPFYAEGGGQLADTGRIRLGSGAVVEVRDVQQPVPGVSVHKGVVQVGEVTVGEPAQAAIDVSRRRAIARAHSATHLTHQALRDALGPTAAQAGSENAPGRFRFDFGAPAAVPGGVLGDVEQKINEVLARELDVHAEVMSMEDAKKQGALAEFGEKYGDRVRVVTIGDFSKELCGGTHVHNTAQLGLVKLLGESSIGAGVRRVEALVGVDAYNFLAREHTVVHQLTELLKGRPEELPERISGMLARLKDAEKEIEKFRAEKVLQAAAELAEGARDVGGVALVAARVPDGTAAEDLRKLVLDVRGRIPGDRPAVVALFSVAGGRPVTVIATNEAARERGLKAGDLVRTAAKTLGGGGGGKPDIAQGGGQDPQAVGEAVAAVERGVAEAAA, from the coding sequence ATGGAGTCGGCCGAAATCCGCCGCCGCTGGCTGCGCTTCTTCGAAGAGCGTGGGCACACCGTCGTGCCGTCGGCGTCGCTGATCGCCGACGACCCCACGCTGCTCCTCATCAACGCGGGCATGGTCCCCTTCAAGCCGTACTTCCTCGGTGAGGCCACCCCGCCGTACAAGCGCGCCACGAGCGTGCAGAAGTGCATCCGCACCCCGGACATCGACGAGGTCGGCAAGACCACCCGGCACGGCACGTTCTTCCAGATGTGCGGCAACTTCTCCTTCGGCGACTACTTCAAGGAAGGCGCCGCCACCCTCGCCTGGGAGCTGCTCACCAGCTCGCAGGACGCGGGGGGGTACGGTCTCGACCCCGAGCGCCTGTGGATCACGGTCTACGAGGACGACGACGAGGCCGAGCGCATCTGGCGCGACGTCGTCGGCGTGCCCCCGGAGCGCATCCAGCGCCTGGGCAAGGAGGAGAACTACTGGGACATGGGCGTGCCCGGTCCCTGCGGCCCGTGCTCCGAGGTCAACTACGACCGCGGCCCCGAGTTCGGCGAGGCCGGCGGCCCCGCCGTCAACGGCGAGCGGTACGTGGAGATCTGGAACCTGGTCTTCATGCAGTACGTGCGCGGCCCCGGCAAGGGCAAGGACTACCCGATCCTCGGCGACCTGCCCCAGCAGAACATCGACACCGGCCTCGGCCTCGAGCGCCTGGCGATGATCCTGCAGGACGTGCACAACATGTACGAGATCGACACCTCGCGCGCCGTCATCGACAAGGCCGAGGAGCTGACCGGCGTGCGCTACGGCGCCGCCGACCACTCGGACGTCTCGCTGCGCGTCGTCTCCGACCACATGCGCGCCTCCGTCATGCTCATCGGCGACGGCGTCACCCCCGGCAACGAGGGCCGGGGCTACGTGCTGCGCCGCATCATGCGCCGCGCCGTGCGCAACATGAAGCTCCTCGGCGCCGACCGCCCCGTCGTCGGCGAGCTGGTCGACGTCGTCATCAGCACCATGGGCGAGCAGTACCCGGAGCTGGTCGCCGACCGCAAGCGCATCGAGTCCGTCGCGCTCGCCGAGGAGGCCCGCTTCCTCAAGACCCTCAAGGCCGGCACCAACGTGCTGGACACCGCCGTCACCGAGGCCAGGTCCGCCGGCTCCGGCGTGCTCCCCGGCGACAAGGCGTTCCTGCTCCACGATACCTGGGGCTTCCCGATCGACCTCACGCTGGAGATGGCCGGCGAGCAGGGCCTGACGGTCGACGAGGACGGCTTCCGCCGGCTGATGAAGGAGCAGCGGGACCGGGCCAAGGCCGACGCCGCCGCCAAGAAGACGGGCCACGCCGACCTCTCCGCGTACCGCGAGGTCGCCGACTCCGCCGGCGCCACCGAGTTCACGGGCTACACGCACACCGCCGCCGAGTCCACCGTCGTCGGCCTGCTGGTCGGCGGCGCGGCCTCGCCCGCCGCCACCGAGGGCGACGAGGTCGAGGTCATCCTCGACCGCACCCCCTTCTACGCGGAGGGCGGCGGCCAGCTCGCCGACACCGGCCGGATCCGGCTCGGCTCCGGCGCCGTGGTCGAGGTGCGCGACGTGCAGCAGCCGGTGCCCGGCGTCAGCGTCCACAAGGGCGTCGTCCAGGTCGGCGAGGTCACCGTCGGCGAGCCCGCCCAGGCCGCCATCGACGTGAGCCGCCGCCGTGCCATCGCCCGTGCCCACAGCGCCACCCACCTGACCCACCAGGCGCTGCGCGACGCCCTCGGCCCGACCGCCGCCCAGGCGGGCTCCGAGAACGCCCCGGGCCGCTTCCGCTTCGACTTCGGCGCGCCCGCGGCCGTACCGGGCGGTGTCCTCGGCGACGTCGAGCAGAAGATCAACGAGGTGCTCGCCCGCGAACTCGACGTGCACGCCGAGGTCATGTCGATGGAGGACGCCAAGAAGCAGGGCGCGCTGGCCGAGTTCGGCGAGAAGTACGGCGACCGGGTGCGCGTCGTCACCATCGGCGACTTCTCCAAGGAGCTGTGCGGCGGCACCCACGTGCACAACACCGCCCAGCTCGGCCTGGTCAAACTGCTCGGCGAGTCCTCCATCGGCGCCGGCGTGCGCCGGGTGGAGGCTCTGGTCGGCGTGGACGCGTACAACTTCCTGGCCCGCGAGCACACCGTGGTCCACCAGCTCACCGAGCTGCTGAAGGGCCGCCCGGAGGAGCTGCCCGAGCGGATCTCCGGCATGCTGGCCCGGCTGAAGGACGCGGAGAAGGAGATCGAGAAGTTCCGCGCCGAGAAGGTGCTGCAGGCCGCCGCCGAGCTCGCCGAGGGCGCGAGGGACGTCGGCGGCGTCGCGCTCGTCGCCGCCCGGGTGCCCGACGGCACGGCCGCCGAGGACCTGCGCAAGCTCGTCCTGGACGTACGCGGCCGGATCCCCGGCGACCGGCCGGCCGTCGTGGCGCTCTTCTCCGTCGCGGGCGGCCGTCCG
- a CDS encoding DUF948 domain-containing protein has translation MSGGEVAGILVAVFWAILVSFLAVALFRLARTLRAAGELVTRVTEEAVPLLTEAGATVRSANTQLARVDAIASDVQEVTANASALSSTVSTAFGGPLVKVAAFGYGVRRALGRNRGPAGDDGDVIVGRPVGGPAGARVPAARGFSARRRKG, from the coding sequence GTGTCCGGTGGAGAGGTGGCCGGCATCCTCGTGGCCGTCTTCTGGGCCATCCTGGTCTCGTTCCTGGCCGTGGCCCTCTTCCGGCTCGCCCGCACGCTGCGCGCGGCGGGCGAGTTGGTCACGCGCGTGACCGAGGAGGCCGTCCCGCTGCTCACGGAGGCAGGCGCCACGGTCCGCTCGGCCAACACGCAGCTCGCCCGGGTCGACGCCATCGCCTCCGACGTGCAGGAGGTCACGGCCAACGCCTCGGCACTCTCCTCCACCGTCTCCACCGCCTTCGGCGGCCCCCTGGTGAAGGTGGCCGCGTTCGGGTACGGCGTGCGCCGCGCGCTCGGCCGGAACCGCGGTCCGGCCGGGGACGACGGCGACGTGATCGTCGGCCGCCCGGTCGGCGGGCCCGCGGGCGCCCGGGTGCCCGCCGCCCGGGGCTTTTCCGCCAGGCGCAGAAAGGGCTGA
- a CDS encoding DUF6167 family protein — MFRRTFWFTTGAATGVWATVRAQRAMRRVSPEGIAATAANRAVDTGRRALLFAQDVRAAMAEREDQLNDALGLSRRSRPAELPGQRAKAQLERKAARRRPGDRGPYHRNRNLKEDH; from the coding sequence ATGTTCCGTCGGACCTTCTGGTTCACGACCGGTGCGGCCACCGGGGTCTGGGCCACCGTCAGGGCGCAGCGCGCGATGCGCCGCGTCTCGCCGGAGGGCATCGCCGCCACGGCGGCCAACCGCGCCGTCGACACCGGCCGCCGCGCCCTGCTCTTCGCCCAGGACGTGCGCGCCGCGATGGCGGAGCGCGAGGACCAGCTCAACGACGCCCTCGGGCTCAGCCGCCGCAGCCGCCCCGCGGAGCTGCCGGGACAGCGCGCCAAGGCACAGCTCGAACGGAAGGCCGCGCGGCGCCGCCCCGGCGACCGCGGCCCGTACCACCGCAATCGCAACCTGAAAGAGGACCACTGA
- the rpsD gene encoding 30S ribosomal protein S4, translated as MNQPRPKVRKSRALGIPLTPKAAKYFESRPYPPGMHGRGRKQTSDYKVRLLEKQRLRAQYDISERQLVRAYERASKVQAKTGEALIVELERRLDALVLRAGLARTVYQSRQMVVHGHIEVNGRKVDKPSFRVRPDDVVKVRERSREKYPFQVAREGGYATDGETPRYLEVNLPALAFRLDREPNRREIPVICDEQLVVEYYAR; from the coding sequence GTGAACCAGCCGCGCCCCAAGGTCCGCAAGTCGCGGGCCCTCGGCATCCCGCTCACCCCGAAGGCCGCCAAGTACTTCGAGAGCCGCCCGTACCCGCCCGGCATGCACGGCCGCGGCCGGAAGCAGACCAGCGACTACAAGGTACGGCTGCTCGAAAAGCAGCGCCTGCGCGCGCAGTACGACATCAGCGAGCGCCAGCTCGTCCGGGCGTACGAGCGCGCCAGCAAGGTGCAGGCCAAGACCGGGGAGGCGCTGATCGTCGAGCTGGAGCGCCGGCTCGACGCGCTGGTCCTCCGCGCGGGCCTGGCCAGGACCGTCTACCAGTCCCGGCAGATGGTCGTCCACGGCCACATCGAGGTCAACGGCCGCAAGGTCGACAAGCCGTCCTTCCGCGTCCGCCCCGACGACGTGGTGAAGGTCCGCGAGCGCAGCCGCGAGAAGTACCCGTTCCAGGTCGCGCGCGAAGGCGGTTACGCGACGGACGGCGAGACCCCCCGCTACCTGGAGGTCAACCTGCCGGCGCTCGCCTTCCGGCTCGACCGGGAGCCCAACCGCCGCGAGATCCCGGTCATCTGCGACGAGCAGCTCGTCGTCGAGTACTACGCCCGCTGA